The Theobroma cacao cultivar B97-61/B2 chromosome 1, Criollo_cocoa_genome_V2, whole genome shotgun sequence genome contains the following window.
AATTATTTGTCTAATCATTGACTTGCCAAGTTGAGTCCACCATTAACCCTTCTGTTTAACCACTTAACTTTGGATGTTTAAGCTTCAATCCTGAGCAAGCAAACATAAATCAGTTGCTTTCACTGACATTTCCTTTCCCAATTTATTCATCTCTGTTAAGCCTAAAAAGAAACTCTAGGCAACAGAATGAAATGGCACTATTCCGAACTAGACATTACTCAGACCAAATATTAATCAAGGATTTTCGGCTCCATTGTCACCTAAAGCAAGAATGTCACGGATGGAACATAGCaaagaaaacaatttataagAAAAGGATAAAAGACACCCTATCATCATGTGCTCATGAAGAAAATTACATATCCACATTGTCTCGTAGCCAAACTGTGGAGCTGTATTTACCATAAAAGTTGCCAACAATCTTTTGACATACAGCTCCATCTCTCTCTCACTAAGTCCCCACCACTACTCTCGGCTAACTTTTAAGCCTTAATCATGAACCTCATCACATCCTTCTCATAAGTCTTTAgcatactctctctctctctctctctccctctctccaTGTATTCATTTATTTGAAGTTTCATAATAGGAGAATTGATATAccattcatcatcattccaTGGCTTCCCTTTGCTCACTCTGGGGAATTTTCATGGTCTTCATGgcttatttttcttcactAGCTTTTTCTTCATCTCAGTTACATGTAAAATACTCCACTATATCAGCTGCACCCGCATTCTTGCCAAGTGCTCCTCCCGCCCATCCTCCAGGTGCTGCCCCATATATTGAACCTTTGTTCCCTACCCCTCGAGGTGTGGCACCTTCTCCAACTGATTCGTCACTGCCTACCATTCCTTCAAACCCCAGTCCCCCGAATCCGGATAACATTTTGGCTCCTGGCCCTGGTTTTGCACTTTCACCATCTGGCTCTTCGCCGGCATCCACTTCGGTTTCTCTAACTTCAGCTGGAGCTCTGAATTTAACATTGTTTCTTGGTTTGTTGGTGGTTTACTTATTGCAGCAGCTTTCTGGTGTGTGAGGTACTGTTGGTGGCTACTCCAATTATTGTTCCATCTTTGTGGTTTTACTCTCTTTTTATGTACTGTAGatttctttttgtgttttttggAAGTATATATTGCTTTAGTGTGATGTTAGGTATATGAAGTGTATGGCATTGTTGCGAGCTTTGATTAGATAATAATATCTTAAATAAATGAAAGTGATCTCCATTAAAGCAGAACATACTCTTGAGAGAAATAAAGATCTGAGAAGGAATGAAGATTACAAAACAGAACAGATATTGCTTaggaatttttaaattctttaactAGTGGCTTGTGTATGTCGCTTTGGTCTTACGCTGCACAATTAATCTACGCTCCAGCTCCTCATTTCTTAATCTAGAACTACATAAATCGCTAGAAATGCATACAGGCTTTCTGGTCACCAATAGAAGCTCTGTTTTGTTACAAAAATGCTTATATAAGAAGCACAAAGGCTACATAAGAACAAATGCttaaaaaaagtgaagaataataaaaatcaaacaatcGAGTAGCATAAACAGATAACTATTTCAGAAGGTAACACATATTAACTAAGTTGAGTTCAAAGGGGATGATTCCCCCACCTTTCCCCTCCAATGTACAACACTACTTCTTTTGTCAACTGCTATGTTTCTACAGGATATATGCTACTTGCTTTAATGCAACCTAACTAAAACTAGAGAGCAACAACACTGGGATGAGACTTTGGAGATCCATTGAAAAACATCCCAAAAAGTCCTCCTTTTAATTTGCTGAATTCGAGGGGGCTCCATTTCCTGGGTGATTCTTTAACAATCCTCTTCCTGAGCTCCATATTCTCATCCTTGAGCATTTGGACAGCCAAACTGAGTTGTCTAATCACCTCTCTCTTCTCTTCATCTTTCTGCATCAATTGAGCCTTCTGAACCTTGTTCTCTGTTTCAAGTTTCTCTATTTCTTCCCTTAACTTCATCACTTCATCATCACAGACCTCGCTTGaaacttctctttcttcttgttcaagtagggttccatcctctTTTTCAACATCTCCTCCTTTCGTTACTGTATTGGTTTCGTATTTGCTTTCCAGCTCAGGATCTGCAACTTCTTCCTCAGTTTCATCTTCATGTTCAGGGTCATCAACTTCTGATTCAGCATAGTCTTCAGTATCAAAAGTAGTCTCAGAGAAGCTATCATAGATTTTATCCATCACATTTGTTGTCTTCTCTGCGCAGAACTTCATGGACGAAAATGGGGATCCCAATGTTGTTACGAGCCGAGTTCCAGGGTCTGATTTAACTTGATCATACCGCTCAGCCAGTGAACGATGGGCTCGGTAGAAATCTTCAACCAAGCTAATCAGTTCTGGCCGTTTTTTGTAATACATTTCTGCACGTTGGGCAAAGGAATCTGCATCTTCCTCGATCAATTTTAACATTGCCTTTGTCTTCTTGTCCAGCTCTGCCATTGATATAAACTACTCCGTCATTTAAgtaaatgaagagaaaaaaaaacaaggcaTACTAAAAGGAATTCATTTTCGGAAAGTTCAATAAAGTGGAACTGTTATTGTTCCTCCCTGGTGATCTCCAACATGACAACCACAATGTTCTGGACTTTCAATCAAGCAAAGATCTTTCAGATCGCAAGCATATACAAGGGGGGGAAAGGAGAAAGCAGAAAGACTTgctgattaaaaaaaaaaaaagagaaatagcAAGTGCCGATTAAAATATGAGTACAGGGCCCTAACTACTTTTTCAGTTCCTACAGAAtctacatatttttatttagagtAATCCCTTTGTGATTAACCAGATTGTAATGGGTCCAATTCATTATTAGCTCATAAAGAGTGCATTTAGAAGCCTAATGACTGGAGCTACAAAGGTACTCTAAAAGTTAATTGGAAAGAGGAAAAGGTACGAAAGACAACAGCGCTTGGTGGGATTTCAATTTCAGGGTCCAATATAGATTGAGGGCCACTCGTATGTACATAACAAGCCTGTCAGATCTCAGGCCATAGAATAGCCGCCCGAACCAAAGTCACGAAGATTAAGATATAAACTCTCAAAACAGGAAGGAACTATAGATCACTCATCCCAGTACCAGCTCATGATGTCTTTGGACTCCCTACACCGTCAGCACATCTTTGGCTCAAAGTCAGACTCCAGTACCAAGCAATTTCACTCCACCAGCTCGTCAGGTCTCTAATTTCAAAAAGTTGTATCATGAACCCTAGAACTAGATTCACTCCTAGCTTTactgttgaaatttttgaaacagaTAAGATACTGTGTACCGTAAGGATACAGTACATGTCTACCCATACAATAGTACTCCTGGAGAGAACAAACAAATATCTTTCAAGAAAGATAATGACATCTCAGGTTTCCCTTAAGGCTCTACTGGTGGAACCTTCTGTTACCCACATATGGAGTGACTAATGAATCAAAAAAACATAAGGCCCTACCAACCGAGCAGTCAATAGAACACTTCTTACAATTGCTTAGTAATGTATATTATTAggagataaattaatttttttcctatcCCTTCAACCCTCCAATTATCATGAATCCAGTACAACCCCACCACAGACTACTTTCCCCCGTTAACAAATCCCAAGACCATATATATCTTGTTTTATTCTAAGAAAAAAGTGATCTACCACATCAAAGGGTACCAGACAGTCTTCATTATTTCATTTCACTTGTAAGTCAAATCTTTTTACATGTCCATAAAGTGACACTGTAGATAAAGCATTTcaaaaacttttgaaattttcaaaagaagaaaaaaaaaaagcaaatgcCCCCAACGGTCAAGAAACAAGAAACATCAAGAAAGTTTCAATAATAAAGGGAAACCTTGTATTCCAACTGCTAGTAACAAATGAGGAAATTTTATagcacaaaaagaaaaagaaagatatctgagataataaataaagtaGAAAAGTGAATGGGTTTTACCAGAAAGAGTGGATTGAAGCCATGGAGAGCGCTTGGAACCGTTGTGATGGCTATCAAACCACCACCAGCGTGAAGTTTCCATCTTGTTCATCATTTCCaccatctctctctctctctcttgtcTCCTCTTTACCACAACatgaaagaattttaaaaccaaatggAAATGCCCAAAACTCAAAAGCTGAAACTAACCCTCCTTATGCTCATAAAAGCGACAAAACAAGGAATAGATTACGtatgaaaaaaagagaaagaaagggcTAATATAGTCAATTTAGACATAAAATCAATATTCAAACCTGCCAAATACAAAAAACCAATCACTCTAAAAAATTTACCACAtcacagaaaaaaaaaagaaacaaaagatttGTAAGGAAAGACATCGTCTGCTTCAATCTAGTATGCCATGGTGACAAAGTCTTATTACCACCCAAGAGAAAAACGACCACGTCACCGCAAAATCCCATAGTCCCATTAATGGAAGAGAGTTCCAACTTCCAAGTTTAcgaaaccaaaaaaaaaaaaaaagaagaacccTTCTACGCTGCTACTCAAGAAGGCTTGTTGCAAACAGGCCAAGTgaataagaacaaaaatgtaaaagaagaagaaagatggatAGAGAAAAGACGGTTACCAGTAAGACTTCGCTGTCAGGTTGAGGGGCTGGGAGAGACGGAAAATGAGAGGGAGCGTTCCTCGCTTGTCTCTCTCTGCTTGCAGCTTTCACTAAGCCTACAaacacagagagagagagagaatacTTGGTTTTAAATACGCCTTCCTCggctttcaaatttatttttgtcttcTTTCACTGCTAGGATTGAGGTCTGTCCAATCAACTTTCACCACATGTTAAAATGCCGAAGAGTTCGCATGCTCGAATGccgtgaaaaaaaaaagattaattgAAAATCACTCCCTTTATCTAGTTTGGCTTATTCCTTTTACCAAACTACCCTCCGTATGCCCCTCTATTTGCACCAGGCCCATCCAATTAACTAGCTAGTTAAGTGTGATTAACCATGAAAAGGTGTCTTTGCCTTTGggtaattataaaataaaggCATTGGGTGGATGAAAAAACCGAGGTCTAGAACATGGCTGACAGGTTAATGGTTCCGGTGGATCTTACTAAAAATTCTAAACCCTGATATTGTGGTAGTGTCAGTAAGGATGTGCAATTGGGAAGAAAGGCTATTTTGGGGGTTTCAGGTTTATAATTTGGCCGAAAATTGAGTCGGAATTGAATTGTTGCAGGTTTGGACCTCCAGCCAGCGTACATCACCTGGAGCGTCCATGggcttagaaaatgtttgGGTAACGGTCGAAAATATGAGACACAAGTCAGAACCTTCCGATTCCTGAGTGAACCCAGAAATGGGGACTTATAATAAACGAGTTTATCCCTGAGAACTGGTCGTCTGGCATGAATTAAGAAAGATTAATGCCATACTAGTTGTGCATTAGGACAAACTTAATACTGGGTTTTGCCTGTCGTGGTCAGTGAaggatataatatatatataggaaaaGAAACAAGCCAAATGTCGACATCTGGGTCTTAATGGACCAAAGTGATTCAAAAACCAATTCGAAAACTATTAAGAAATATTGAGAGAAAATTGGGGAGCTTTCGATATTCACACTCTTGCCAGACGAAAATGGCAAAAAAACATAGTAGAATATTTGGTACCAAAACAATTATCAACATGGTTTTGCAAGTATGCAcatgcaacaatatcattGAATATTTTAGGCTAAAATATCTCCAAATTCTTGAGATTTCACTCTAAGAGTTTAGGAGCAGTTCAAACTCAAACCaactttctaattttgaaaaaagtaaTCTTAGCCCTTCACCATGCAAGATCAAATGCAGATAACTCTGAACGATTATACAATTTAAGACAATGATTCTTCAAAATGGGAAAAGATGGCAAACCTCTGGGTGGAGTCCTTATCAGCAGAGCGACAATTCCCGATTGAAATGCAGAAAAAGTTTTGCTTACTAGCAACAAAAGCAGAGCATGGGATTTATACAGCAAGACGGAACCTTAGTGTCTCAGGAAGGTGTGAAACTTTGACCAAGAAATTTGGCAAGTAAAACTACCTTACAAAAATGGTGATGTTTTTGATGGGTTTTGCTCAACTTCATAAATGCTTCAGATTTTTTGAATCTTTATCCAGATTCGAATTGAATGAGTTAAGAGTTTGTTTTGTATCTGTACAAAATAGTCTACTAATTTACTGTAGGTAAGGTTGTTTTGTTTGCAATAAGTATGTTGTGGCAGTTTTATTTACACACTGCCATACAACGTTTTATGTCTTTAACAAACTCATGTCTACCAAACATTTTTTCTGTTATTTTTTAACAGCAAAacattttttctcttctttcttaataacaagatttaattttgcgaaatatattattttgattaatagaCCTCACATAAATTATGACCAAACTCTAAAccttgaaaataatttactCAATATTTTAcactcttcttttttttttttttaagtacaataaaaatatttatttctaaaatgaCATGTCAGTCAAAAACTCTAAAATAACGATAAACGCCTGcaaatgatttttctttatgtacACAGAGAATAAGAGTTATGATTTTATCCCACTCCCGGCTTCATATGACATTCCTCATAAGTTATAACTACAGTCTAGCATTCACattgaaaattataaaatgctGAAGCCACCTAATTCTAGAATCGAGTGAGTACAAATGCACCatcatctctctctccctctctctttgCATTTCTTCCACCTTTCTGCATTCTTTCTGATCAGTAATATTTACACAAggcaaattttatatatatatatatattatattactactataaatatatatatatatatatgggtGCATGCACACACGTATTTACACGAAGCAATCCTCCAAATCCCATTGTTTTCAATATTCAGCATTGCAATCAGTGAAGAAGTGGTTCTGTTGGTGAGCCAGGAGTACATGGCGCAAATCCTCTCCCACCAAACACAGGACGCATGACACTATCATCGAACTTCCGCCAGTAGTAGTGGACAGTATGAGCCGGGGTAGTAAGGAGCATGCGTAGGCTGGCTGGACGGGGAATGTCGTCACCACCCATTTCAGAATCTGCAGTTTGCCCATTGGCAATAAGTGGCAGATTCATTGGCTTAGACAGAAAAGATTCAGAAGACATAGTGCTGCTAAGGTGCTTTCTTGGCAACAGCAGTCTCATTAGAGGCTTAGTCATTAACCCGAACACCTGAAACCGACACAGTCAAACTTCCAAGAAATGAACATTGCTAGTTAAATCTTGTGCAACATTATCTTAGAGCATTCTTCCGAGGATTTGGTTTGAGACAAGCAGTAGTCCACAGATATTCAAGAGCTCAAAAACAGAATGTTATACAAAAATCTCTGAATACAATGGTACGATATATGTATGTGTTAGTAAAAACATGGTTACTAATTGACCTAGTGCCAAGCAAATAAAATGCTATTGATGAAGAAATTTTACAAGTAATCACAACCAAATGCGACATcaaatttccaaatcaaaCTATCAAAACTTGGGGGAGAAGTACGGGTGGAGAGAAACCCAAGCATTAGGCCAAGCTGATAAagataaaagtttattttaacaaaattatgCAGAGTAGAATTACTGAGAAACAGTCCCAACTTAAGGATAAGTCCCTTACCACAGTACTAAAAAGAACCACTGTGATGGTGCTAGTTATCATAATGGCATTTCCGCGCAATTGAGTATGGCCTGATCTAGTAAACTGCATATACATCAAAACAAAACTTTCAACTTAGGGGAAAAGAACTAAAGTGAAAAAAACATAAGAAAACAAATCAGGCGACTATGTCGCAATTATTTAATTCCATTCATTCAAATAGAAAAGGATTGTATCCTTGTATAGAAAAGAGTGTTAACTGTAACACACCAATGCAAATGCACATACCAATGACTGCAGTAAATGTATGGAGGTTGCCCAACAATTCACAAACTTTAGGTACAGATTTCTCATTTTACAGTAAAAGCATGATATAGCATTCCTCTTACTAAACATCATTATTTGATCAGGCACTCAGATGCCAAATTTTAGCCATATTTTTCCTCACACTGCAAATCATTATCTCCTCACATGAGGGGAAACATTCAGAAAGCCAGCCAATTCGTGCTGAGAACATAAAAATTCTATCTTACCACTATTATCTTACAATATTGATATTGATGTCAAAGAGACAACATTTTGAATTGACTTACATTCACCAACTTTTGCACAATAAATCCATCAAACTGCAGAGGTTATGAAATCTTACATCCTAGCACCCAATTTACCTGATTATAAGCAAGCGCCATTGACACAGAACCTCGCATGAGACCTGCCCACCATATTATAACCTGTTTGACTTGATAATGTCAGTGTATCAAGTATGTCAGCAGGAAgtaaaactcaaaaaattacTCTAAATACTAACCTGTTGCTTGAACGTAACTTTACCACTCTGAGACCCTTTACTTAAATTGGATATAAAGGATAGAGGGAATACAGAAGCTGCCCTTCCAATTAGAACTAAGCCAAGTAGTATTGAGCTCACCCCAGCAGATATTCCAAGACTAAGAAAATACAAGTTGGTTATCCAAATTAAAACTGGCTACTGATAGACATATTTCTTAGATATTCATATTATTCATATTACTAACTGATACCATTTAAGGAAAACGAACAAGCACATAATGATAACTGATGTACATACTATTTTGTACCATCTCCACCACTTCACATGAAATAATGAATTTTTTGAGATGGTTAAGACTAGGGGTAAAAAGAGGCAATATGCTGTAATTATATATGCAACAGGGTAAGCCTTGGCAAGACAAGATCTAATGCAAATGCCCTTTGCCAAAATAGACAGTACCTTTTGCTAACAACTTTCCACTTCTCAATATCCAAAGCATCCATACCAACATACAGGAAGATGAAAATCTCTGATATGAAAGATAATGTTGCAAAAGCATGCCTGCAATGATCAATAATCAGCACAAGAATGTCAAAATATGTCTGTTTAGGTTTGACAGAGGATACCTAAAGGAGGGAATAATGGAGAGAAAGAAGACAAATATAAACAGAAACAGCTTTCAAAATTTGGGAAGTAAATTCCAAATTGACATACTTGGTGGTGATTCTTGAACTTTCAGTCACATTGTGCCATGTGTAGTGAGACATAACAATCCCGCAAAAGAACACTGTAAGAATGCTGCTCAAATTGAACAACTGAAAAAAAGAATACAGTTGCCAACTTTGTTATTAAAGAAGATAGGGATATGACACTAATGTAAAGATAGTAGCTgaaatattacaaaaatagATCCCTAGGCACGTGACTTGTTAAAGAGAATACTTACTTCAGCCATCATATATGAAAGGTAAGCCATGAGAATCATGAGAGCAACTTCACGATCAGTAGAGTGCCTGAATTTTGGTAGAATATATTAGCTACTTTTgttcaaaatgaaaaggaaatatCAACTGTATAGAGCCCTAGGATTCACATGCCAAATGGACAGATAAGATGTCAACAGCAAGCCACTGAGAGGCGGTACGAGAGAGAGAACAACAGATTCTGATGAGAGTCCTCAGAGGTAGCATTGTGGTAAAGTTTCTTAAGTTTTGAGCCATCAAGAGCTCTGCCTACCATCTTACTAAAACAAGTATAACCTAAATTTATCATGCATAAGTTAATAATCCATGACAAACAATCTATTCTGTGAAACTCTAAATTGGTGATAAGAACTTTGTTGATCAGTTTCACAGTTCTAGACAATTGCTGACATCAATAGATTTGCAAACATTTGACAAGCAAAAATATTATAGCTCGTTAAAGCTCTGAACAGAAAATGCCTACCAACAGAGTTGTGGAATTCCAATCCACACATTGAAGCACTCTTAACATAGAGTTAAGTTAATGCAACCGACTAAAAGTTCCAggcattttcatttttaacaCAATAAACCACATAAACAGGGATAATAAAGTAACTTGCTTTGTCAAAAAGGAtgaaacaacaagaaaagttaattatttggCCTTAACATACCTGCCAAAGTACAACTTCTTTATGATGTATGCACTTATTAATCCAACCTGCAAGTGAAATTTATGTTATGGTGCAtgcatatataaaataaatgcatGTTTTTAATCTCACATAGCcaaaaacccttgaaaaaagAACAGATCCAATATGCAAagttatttataattgaaagaGAACATATAAGAGAGCAACAGATACCACAAACCAGGCTTAATGACACAACAAGAATTGCAATAACACAGTAGGATACTCAATTTATCATCAAAGCCAAGTTTTCATggagaaaacaaagaagacTTTCTTTATGGTTcaaaataagcaaaaaaagCCTAGATTCTCAAAATAACTTCAAGCCAAAGGCTAGTTCATTGacaatcaaaagataaaagagtTCATTGTGATGATAATTGGCACTATTTATATGAATAAACCCTAAGCATGTGTAATCACACGTTAACAAtgattagaagaaaaaaaatcctatCTTCTAACAAGTCCAGATTGTACTGAACACTAACTTATTTAGGTCTTTCCTTGGAAAGGCTAAAAGTTTGAACTAGAAATCTCCTTGGAACACCAGCTATGCATCCCTGgcaataaattaaatgtaaAGATGATTGCTGTACTTTCCGTTTCAGTTAATTGACTGGTCATATAGGTCAGATACTAGTTTTGGCTAAGGTGAGGATGCAATGTGCAAATAAATCTTCAAaagattataaaagaaaattttatgtaaCATAACATTGAACTTAAAGTGTGGATTACTTAAACAAAGAATATATGACCAAATCATGAAACAAATTTTGCAACCACAAAGAAGATAGAATGCATTTAAAAAGATAGGCAGATGCACACATGGAAAGACACAAAAAGAGACAGAGATAAGGACTCACCATTACTCCTAGCAATGTGCTAGTAGTAAAAAGGTATACGAAGTTGCCCATGAGTTCCATAAAAATGCTTGAGGTGATGTGAGAGAGATCAAATTTCTGAATTGCATTAAAAAGTACAATTGATGTGGCATCATTTACCACACCTTCACCAAACACTAAACTGTACAGAAGAGGTGTCTCATCCTGATTAAGCACCTGTCACAGCAAATACAAAATTTATCTACAATGTTTGTTCAAATATTCTTTTAAC
Protein-coding sequences here:
- the LOC18613471 gene encoding sodium/hydrogen exchanger 2 — protein: MALEPDQASVDSITLFVALLCSCIVIGHLLEKNRWFNESITALAIGLCTGIIILFTTEGRRSHILVFNEELFFIYLLPPIIFNAGFQVKKKQFFRNSVMIILFGAVGTLISFVIISIGSMKLFKKLDVGFLDFGDYLALGAIFSATDSVCTLQVLNQDETPLLYSLVFGEGVVNDATSIVLFNAIQKFDLSHITSSIFMELMGNFVYLFTTSTLLGVMVGLISAYIIKKLYFGRHSTDREVALMILMAYLSYMMAELFNLSSILTVFFCGIVMSHYTWHNVTESSRITTKHAFATLSFISEIFIFLYVGMDALDIEKWKVVSKSLGISAGVSSILLGLVLIGRAASVFPLSFISNLSKGSQSGKVTFKQQVIIWWAGLMRGSVSMALAYNQFTRSGHTQLRGNAIMITSTITVVLFSTVVFGLMTKPLMRLLLPRKHLSSTMSSESFLSKPMNLPLIANGQTADSEMGGDDIPRPASLRMLLTTPAHTVHYYWRKFDDSVMRPVFGGRGFAPCTPGSPTEPLLH
- the LOC18613470 gene encoding protein NETWORKED 3A — translated: MVEMMNKMETSRWWWFDSHHNGSKRSPWLQSTLSELDKKTKAMLKLIEEDADSFAQRAEMYYKKRPELISLVEDFYRAHRSLAERYDQVKSDPGTRLVTTLGSPFSSMKFCAEKTTNVMDKIYDSFSETTFDTEDYAESEVDDPEHEDETEEEVADPELESKYETNTVTKGGDVEKEDGTLLEQEEREVSSEVCDDEVMKLREEIEKLETENKVQKAQLMQKDEEKREVIRQLSLAVQMLKDENMELRKRIVKESPRKWSPLEFSKLKGGLFGMFFNGSPKSHPSVVAL
- the LOC18613469 gene encoding classical arabinogalactan protein 26, which codes for MASLCSLWGIFMVFMAYFSSLAFSSSQLHVKYSTISAAPAFLPSAPPAHPPGAAPYIEPLFPTPRGVAPSPTDSSLPTIPSNPSPPNPDNILAPGPGFALSPSGSSPASTSVSLTSAGALNLTLFLGLLVVYLLQQLSGV